ATTTACTACTGGGTATTTTATATGCCGACAAAATAGGTCAtgctataattaataaactgatttggtaaataaatctaaaaaatacatctgaaaaaaaaaaaaaaaatttattgttcaaatttattcaatatatccatttttaattacttttattacaattGTACGTTGTAAGGCACGAGACCCATCACCCAATCACATATTTTGAGAGGTAACACGGCTTTATCTTAAGACAAAATTTCTCGAGGATacaatttctaaaattatttttatcagtccAATTCCTGATGGCCAAACTATCACTTCAGAAATTTGACGTTTAGTAATTTAGATTAACTTCACCGTAAGTTTACGTCAAGTTCTTGCAATTGACGATGATGTCAAATTTGGGCTGAGAATTTCCCATGATTTCATACATGTATGTGTAAcaaattctatttatttacgaTCTACACATAAAATGTGAaagaaaacctgaatacgatTCCAGTCGTAAGTGTAGAAatcattgtaattaaatagatTATTATAAGATCTCGTTTATAGAGATCGTGTTCAACAGATTTTATCCTAGGGAGATACGGTGGAACcgtaaattttgagaaatttgactaaatatagatctacaaatacatggagtaattaagtactagttccctgatcgggtactctACCTTAcaactttttgaactaaaaatacatttaattaaaatgagaatttttaacTAATCAGTAAAAACAATTCGTTCCAAAGTTCAAcctgtggaacttctaaactttAGACATTAGAAGTTCGAGTGGAACTTTTGTAATCTTGAATTCGGAACGAGAGTAAAAATACGTTTTGAGAAATGTctttcaaaaacattttttttttacttgaaattcgCTCGTATGAAATCCtagataaacttttttttttactgtcaaaattacaaaagtttcaCTTTAAGTTCTCATCTGATTCAAGTTTACAAGTTCCACttcaaacttttttggaacaaaTTTTTCACGGGGTGATTTCTTCTTTCCTTGGATGTTAGGGCCGAAAGGGCGAACTAAATTGAGTGACTTCCATTTaacggattttttttcgaatctaGTGTAATAAGTAATTGCATTTCTTCGTAGTTCAAGATCTACTATACCCGTCTATGGGTATACTGAAATAAGTTTACTCTTTTGAACCGTTAAATCcaaagaaaaaagaattaaacTAGTGGGACTTCATCttatatctaaataaatttgaataaaacaaGCCGacataaatttcaattcatatatttgaGTTAAAATGGtccataatttttaataattggaTTAAATTCTTTTTGGTGAGTTTCATTGACAGCCAAAACGTATCCCCATAGTTTCATTGCAGTCGCACAGACACGTTGAATTTCTTCAACTTCCACAAAATTGAGATCATTGCGCCAATGGAATGGCGCGGTTTTTGAATCACGAAATGTGCTGAATTGACCGCcggaattatttttagtatgagtttctaaataacttttaacatcagaatgaaaattaagaccgtaaaattcaaacattttttctgcTTCATTAAATGGATCAAGAGATAAATCTTCATAACGTAAgactctaaaaaaaaagcaaaattaattaattaataaatatgcaactgattaatttaaaatatcagagGCTTTAATTACGCACTTGAAAGTTCGTGGGTATTTCTCTTTAAGCTCGACGGCAATATTGTAATCTGACACCATATCGTTACACAGAAGTGCTGTGTTTGAACAATCAAAACTATTTTGACACCATTTAGGATTCTTACGTGACTGCATCAGTCCCCGCGGATCTCTCACTAGTAAAATCATGCGAACTCCAAAACTACATTGGTGAAGATATACTGCATTAGATAAACTGGCTAATTATTTGAACTTTACGTACCTCTCGTCTTTCAATAAAACTTGAGCAACTTTTAATGTCAGGCGTAAAATTTTCATCGATTGAAATGGAAACAAGCGACAAAATTCAGATAAAAACAACGgatttaaacatattttttcatgagATACGCACTGTTCCCATAAACGAGGATTGTACATAAATCCCCAAGGATTTGTTTTACCATACTCTATATAAGACactatttaaatagaaattataattttaaattaaaaatttttttcattaaatttaatcaacatttccataataaaaatatttaaaaattttaatcagttaCCATTCAGCAAGTGGCTTCGTCATAGCTAGCAGTTTGTTAACTtacatatttacaataataaatataattttatgacagTAACGTAAGCAGAcattcgaaattaaaaaaaaaaattttttaacagataaataatgaaaaaaaaatatttctaaaaaaatgcacatgtggaaaatttcataaactaaacgtgcaatttttcaaaatatttttttaatctttatttttttgttaaaaaaaaataaaaaaatttttaaatgtctgctaattttattgtcattataattttcacGGAAGTTAAGGCTGGGTCGtaactaaaaaattcttgaatttcaga
This genomic interval from Microplitis mediator isolate UGA2020A chromosome 2, iyMicMedi2.1, whole genome shotgun sequence contains the following:
- the LOC130663771 gene encoding carbohydrate sulfotransferase 5-like, with the translated sequence MSRKLFGLKFYSILVSIFYLHFCITEDCLRPMMSINSQEKNQSLEIENVVDQQRRKIKHDMENYEFLNGKYGLNISNLDDLLMEKNGRPIKSVILGNWRGGSTFVGEIVNSHPANFYHFEPLLDFGIVRIRGPPQDQPAIANINALFNCEYNKLLSYIEYGKTNPWGFMYNPRLWEQCVSHEKICLNPLFLSEFCRLFPFQSMKILRLTLKVAQVLLKDESFGVRMILLVRDPRGLMQSRKNPKWCQNSFDCSNTALLCNDMVSDYNIAVELKEKYPRTFKVLRYEDLSLDPFNEAEKMFEFYGLNFHSDVKSYLETHTKNNSGGQFSTFRDSKTAPFHWRNDLNFVEVEEIQRVCATAMKLWGYVLAVNETHQKEFNPIIKNYGPF